A window of Armatimonadota bacterium contains these coding sequences:
- a CDS encoding DUF2993 domain-containing protein, whose product MRKITALLAFSFLVTGCIGGVIRSKIAEGIEDSLPQYIGPAKKYSVKVLGPSEPMLRGKFEHLHIEGLEVQISENLMVDRLIVDMDKVEADPETRQIRSVAATVFTAEVAEKSINDYICAARPDIKGLTLDLQEGKLTVTARPSVLGIGVEFKVTGKPVIAGKDKINFVADSASLARLPIPALVVNKVLDRMNPVLDLGEMQFPVALTSIAIKNDAVIINGKAEFKTAK is encoded by the coding sequence GTGAGAAAAATTACTGCGCTCTTAGCGTTTTCATTCCTAGTTACAGGTTGCATCGGAGGCGTTATTCGCTCAAAGATAGCAGAGGGTATTGAGGATAGTCTGCCGCAATACATTGGTCCTGCAAAGAAATATTCAGTTAAGGTACTAGGGCCCAGCGAGCCTATGCTCCGTGGTAAATTCGAGCACCTCCACATCGAAGGCTTGGAGGTTCAAATCTCCGAAAACCTGATGGTGGACCGCCTAATTGTGGATATGGACAAAGTGGAAGCTGATCCCGAAACACGCCAGATACGAAGCGTTGCGGCAACTGTTTTCACAGCTGAGGTAGCTGAGAAGTCTATAAATGACTATATTTGTGCTGCTAGACCCGATATTAAAGGACTGACCCTTGATCTCCAAGAAGGTAAACTCACAGTAACCGCACGTCCCTCAGTTTTGGGCATTGGAGTAGAATTCAAAGTTACAGGCAAGCCCGTAATCGCAGGCAAGGATAAAATAAACTTTGTAGCCGACAGCGCATCATTAGCTAGGCTCCCGATTCCGGCGCTAGTGGTTAACAAGGTACTTGATCGAATGAACCCAGTGCTCGACCTCGGAGAGATGCAGTTTCCTGTGGCATTGACGAGCATTGCAATAAAAAATGATGCAGTAATAATCAACGGCAAGGCTGAGTTTAAGACAGCTAAGTAA
- a CDS encoding zinc ribbon domain-containing protein: MPVFDYRCLDCRKRFSLLVGVVAKGPQLRCPNCGSVKIKKLISRFSALRSEDDIIDDLADPSKIGDLDNPKELRSWVKRMSREWGEDFGDEIDEAFEEAESGSDMELD, encoded by the coding sequence ATGCCGGTGTTCGATTACAGATGCTTGGATTGTCGAAAACGATTCAGCTTGCTAGTCGGAGTCGTTGCAAAAGGTCCTCAGCTTCGATGCCCAAATTGCGGGAGTGTTAAAATCAAAAAGCTTATTTCTCGATTCTCAGCTCTCCGCTCGGAGGATGATATCATTGATGATTTAGCAGACCCTTCCAAAATCGGCGACCTCGACAACCCAAAAGAATTGCGCAGTTGGGTAAAGCGCATGAGCCGAGAATGGGGCGAAGATTTTGGTGACGAGATCGACGAAGCTTTTGAGGAAGCAGAGTCGGGCTCTGATATGGAACTTGATTAA
- a CDS encoding DUF4380 domain-containing protein — translation MINKHLMIIIILVSFGSCAGAGPSVECVDYRGWSGSYRMSAGRYSLVVVPAIGGRIMEYSLDGRNVIWENAVEFGKVYEITNDWRNYGGYKTWVSPQDYWHWPPDPILDRGKANVEVFDRDGRKWLRIIGQPSLKSGVMFIKELTLDENGEVTLIQKMRAVGKPPTKWGIHDVTQVKTPCFVVFPIRSDTRVPGGIRYLFGDPKKTAQFTVRDGLCITSYHGQVYQIGAESDGPWMIWFQDDMAYVKLFPPMKRDAEYGDRGSSAVVFTSDGKLGYLEMEILGPLIDLSDGEETELIERWRLFRLGECVKSPYSIKRIISEMERKGLIPSRG, via the coding sequence ATGATTAATAAGCATCTAATGATAATTATTATTTTGGTGTCCTTCGGGTCTTGCGCTGGTGCTGGGCCTAGTGTTGAGTGCGTAGATTATCGGGGATGGAGCGGTTCCTATCGCATGAGCGCAGGACGATATAGCCTTGTTGTTGTTCCTGCAATAGGCGGGAGGATAATGGAATACTCGCTCGATGGCCGCAATGTTATTTGGGAGAATGCTGTAGAATTTGGGAAGGTGTATGAAATAACAAACGATTGGAGGAATTACGGCGGTTATAAGACGTGGGTCTCGCCTCAAGATTACTGGCATTGGCCTCCCGACCCCATACTCGACAGGGGAAAAGCTAATGTCGAGGTCTTTGATAGGGATGGCAGGAAATGGCTTAGAATCATTGGCCAGCCAAGCTTGAAAAGTGGTGTAATGTTCATCAAGGAGCTTACACTTGACGAAAATGGCGAGGTAACACTTATACAAAAGATGCGCGCGGTCGGCAAACCACCTACAAAGTGGGGAATCCACGACGTTACTCAGGTGAAAACTCCTTGCTTTGTGGTTTTTCCTATTCGGTCAGACACACGCGTGCCAGGTGGAATCAGATACCTTTTTGGAGATCCTAAGAAGACAGCACAGTTCACGGTACGCGATGGTCTTTGCATTACAAGTTATCATGGCCAAGTTTACCAAATAGGTGCAGAATCTGATGGCCCATGGATGATATGGTTTCAAGATGATATGGCATATGTGAAGCTTTTTCCGCCTATGAAGCGTGACGCCGAATATGGTGATAGAGGTTCGTCAGCTGTTGTGTTTACTAGCGATGGTAAACTTGGGTATTTGGAGATGGAGATATTAGGTCCGCTGATAGATCTTTCGGATGGTGAAGAGACCGAATTGATAGAACGATGGCGGCTCTTCCGCCTTGGTGAATGTGTAAAAAGCCCATACTCAATAAAGCGCATAATTAGCGAGATGGAGCGAAAAGGTTTAATCCCATCTAGAGGCTAG
- a CDS encoding class I SAM-dependent methyltransferase, giving the protein MDLETVNFLLSPEGEGLLNKAKNLDGDFLLRLEKLRKEYPSKFASAALELLDLRERARRKFVLADRMFFTREALEQSSGETISKYRAERFCQSGSVFDLGCGIGGDTLGLATQCFVTAVEKDPVRLAMARRNVEVYGFAERVDFINADVTEIPLKATAAFIDPSRRDKGQRARSLADIEPSATFLHHLANVVSDVAIKLSPVFKDGELESFDGEIEFISENGECKEAVIWLGGLKTASRRAIILPSRATLVDEPVEHVPIRAPAAYIYEPDPCIIRAHLVEQLAHRIGAEKIDEQIAYLTSDKWVSTPFADVYHVIDHMPFSLKNINTRLRELDVGKVIVKKRGVPFEPLEIERRLKLPGSREMLLILTRVAGKPWALICTQVAKGAESKAPAARQGATND; this is encoded by the coding sequence ATGGACCTTGAAACTGTCAATTTTCTCTTAAGTCCTGAAGGCGAGGGGTTGCTAAATAAGGCTAAAAACCTTGATGGGGATTTCCTATTGCGCCTTGAAAAACTGCGAAAAGAGTATCCAAGCAAGTTTGCCAGCGCTGCACTTGAATTACTTGATTTAAGGGAGAGGGCGAGGCGAAAGTTTGTCCTTGCAGATCGAATGTTTTTCACTCGGGAAGCTCTCGAGCAGTCATCGGGTGAGACCATTTCTAAATACCGCGCTGAACGTTTTTGTCAGAGTGGCAGTGTCTTCGACCTCGGATGTGGAATCGGTGGTGATACTCTTGGCTTGGCGACGCAGTGCTTTGTGACGGCGGTAGAAAAGGACCCCGTCAGACTTGCGATGGCAAGACGAAATGTCGAGGTTTATGGCTTTGCGGAACGCGTAGATTTCATCAATGCCGATGTAACCGAGATACCGCTAAAAGCCACCGCCGCCTTTATTGATCCATCTCGGCGTGACAAAGGACAGCGTGCTAGGAGCCTCGCCGATATAGAGCCTTCCGCCACTTTTCTTCATCATCTTGCGAATGTTGTTTCAGATGTAGCCATCAAGCTATCGCCAGTGTTCAAAGACGGGGAATTGGAGTCCTTCGATGGGGAGATTGAGTTCATATCCGAAAATGGTGAGTGCAAAGAAGCTGTGATTTGGCTTGGGGGGCTCAAAACAGCTAGTCGGCGTGCGATAATCCTTCCATCTCGCGCAACTTTGGTAGATGAACCAGTTGAGCATGTGCCTATCAGAGCTCCCGCTGCATATATTTATGAGCCGGATCCGTGTATTATTCGAGCACATCTTGTCGAACAGCTAGCACATCGGATTGGTGCAGAGAAGATAGACGAGCAAATTGCATATCTTACGTCAGATAAATGGGTATCAACTCCATTCGCAGACGTTTACCATGTAATTGACCACATGCCTTTCAGTTTGAAGAATATTAACACCCGCTTGCGAGAGCTGGATGTAGGCAAGGTGATAGTCAAGAAAAGAGGCGTTCCATTTGAGCCACTCGAAATTGAGCGGCGGCTGAAGTTGCCTGGTAGTAGAGAAATGTTACTCATTCTTACTCGTGTCGCTGGAAAGCCTTGGGCGTTGATATGCACGCAGGTCGCAAAGGGAGCTGAAAGCAAAGCTCCGGCGGCACGTCAGGGGGCTACTAATGATTAA
- a CDS encoding Maf family protein, with protein MVVDRDQQPRIILASASPRRRDLLSLIVSRFEVIPSDFDESVLPLWPPENHVVQSALSKANNVAVRISDGIIIGADTIVVAGNEVLGKPTDAEDARRMLKLLSGRSHYVYTGVCVVQRAKNHTCQTFIDYVRTEVSFCELNDELIDAYIATGEPLDKAGAYGIQERGSLLVEGIIGDYFNVVGLPVFRLSRMLYKAGVPFFG; from the coding sequence ATGGTGGTGGATAGAGACCAACAGCCTAGAATTATTCTTGCGTCGGCTTCTCCTCGAAGGCGGGATCTTTTATCCCTAATTGTATCCAGATTTGAAGTCATTCCGAGCGACTTTGATGAATCTGTTCTTCCTCTATGGCCGCCTGAGAATCATGTTGTGCAATCAGCTCTATCTAAGGCTAATAATGTAGCAGTAAGAATCTCGGATGGAATTATTATAGGTGCAGATACAATTGTAGTGGCAGGGAACGAAGTTCTCGGGAAGCCGACCGATGCGGAAGATGCACGTCGGATGCTCAAACTTCTTTCCGGGCGCTCGCATTATGTCTATACTGGCGTCTGCGTAGTCCAAAGAGCTAAAAACCATACTTGCCAAACATTTATTGACTATGTGCGAACCGAAGTCAGTTTTTGCGAACTAAATGACGAACTCATAGACGCTTACATCGCGACAGGCGAACCGCTCGACAAAGCCGGTGCATACGGCATTCAGGAGCGAGGTAGCTTGTTGGTTGAGGGCATAATAGGTGATTACTTCAATGTCGTTGGCCTACCAGTGTTTCGGCTCAGCCGGATGCTCTATAAGGCTGGAGTTCCCTTCTTTGGTTAA
- the plsY gene encoding glycerol-3-phosphate 1-O-acyltransferase PlsY codes for MDEAITLVASYLLGAVPFGLIIAKAWRGIDIRKVGSGNIGATNVYRTLGLAPGITVFIADVLKGLIPTVMAIRLFDQPWVAVAAGLSAIIGHSLSVFLKFKGGKGVATSLGVAIGLAPLIALIAFGIWVAIVLVTRYVSVASIIAVLSVPPLMWAFGKPLEYKLFALLVAIFVVVKHRSNIIRLIQGRELRFVKHNEKTEEQNG; via the coding sequence ATGGATGAAGCGATAACTTTAGTTGCAAGTTACTTATTGGGTGCGGTGCCTTTTGGCTTAATAATTGCGAAAGCATGGCGTGGCATTGACATTCGCAAGGTGGGCAGCGGAAACATTGGCGCAACTAATGTCTACCGAACGCTTGGTTTGGCGCCAGGAATCACCGTTTTTATTGCCGATGTACTTAAAGGTTTAATTCCGACTGTAATGGCAATCCGGTTATTCGATCAACCCTGGGTAGCTGTGGCAGCAGGGCTTTCAGCAATTATCGGCCATAGCTTGTCGGTGTTTCTTAAGTTCAAAGGTGGCAAGGGAGTTGCAACTAGCCTAGGAGTTGCCATTGGGCTTGCACCGTTAATTGCATTAATAGCATTTGGAATTTGGGTGGCGATTGTGCTTGTGACAAGGTATGTTTCCGTAGCTTCAATTATTGCAGTGTTGAGCGTTCCGCCGCTAATGTGGGCGTTTGGAAAACCCTTGGAGTATAAATTATTTGCACTTCTTGTTGCCATATTTGTAGTAGTGAAACATCGGTCAAACATTATAAGGCTTATTCAAGGTAGGGAACTACGATTTGTGAAACACAATGAGAAAACGGAGGAGCAAAATGGTTAA
- the der gene encoding ribosome biogenesis GTPase Der — protein sequence MSNPMVAVVGRPNVGKSTLFNRLVGKRIAIVEDVPGVTRDRLYAEAEWLGRNFMLIDTGGLILNEKDPLTVQVRTQAEIAISEADVIVFLVDVTEGVTPADMEVADVLRRTRKPVLVAVNKVDNERLERESIEFFSLGLGDIYPISSLHGRGVAELLDKIIENLPVPTAEKVYSEEVIKIAIIGRPNVGKSSLLNAIIKEERAIVSDIPGTTRDAIDTYFEHGDQRFVLIDTAGIRRAGKIQRSIEYYSVLRAVRALERADVALVVIDASEGVVDGDKRVAGYSHDAGKAAVIVVNKWDLAKKQGKTINGFTELVRREMPFMNYAPIVFTSAIEGTGITELLGCAAIASQNHALRLPTGELNRLIGDIVDARPYSEKGKEFRVYYATMPSVRPPTIVLFTNDPDLLHFSYQRYIENQLRKHYTYEGTPIRIFARKAEHSRPH from the coding sequence TTGTCAAATCCGATGGTTGCTGTCGTCGGCCGGCCAAATGTAGGCAAATCTACGCTTTTCAATAGGCTGGTCGGCAAGAGAATCGCAATTGTAGAAGATGTTCCTGGTGTTACGCGAGATAGGCTTTATGCTGAGGCTGAGTGGCTTGGGCGTAACTTTATGTTGATTGATACCGGCGGTCTAATTTTGAATGAGAAAGACCCACTAACTGTTCAGGTGAGAACCCAGGCTGAGATTGCTATATCCGAAGCCGATGTAATAGTTTTCTTAGTAGATGTGACTGAGGGAGTCACACCTGCAGATATGGAGGTCGCGGACGTTTTGCGTCGCACGCGCAAACCTGTATTGGTAGCAGTAAACAAGGTTGATAACGAGCGCCTGGAACGGGAATCCATTGAGTTTTTCTCTTTAGGTTTAGGCGATATATATCCTATTTCCTCGCTCCACGGCCGCGGAGTGGCTGAGTTGCTGGATAAAATCATCGAAAATCTGCCAGTTCCTACCGCCGAAAAAGTTTATTCCGAAGAAGTTATAAAGATAGCAATTATTGGTCGTCCGAATGTTGGGAAGTCGTCTCTTCTTAATGCAATTATAAAAGAAGAGAGAGCTATTGTAAGCGATATTCCAGGCACAACACGCGATGCGATTGACACGTATTTTGAACATGGTGACCAGAGATTTGTATTGATTGACACCGCTGGTATTAGGCGTGCAGGAAAAATCCAGCGCTCTATTGAATACTATTCGGTACTTCGGGCTGTTCGTGCCCTTGAACGGGCAGATGTCGCACTTGTAGTGATAGATGCATCGGAGGGAGTAGTGGACGGCGACAAGCGTGTGGCTGGTTATTCCCATGACGCTGGAAAAGCCGCTGTTATTGTAGTCAACAAATGGGATTTGGCTAAGAAGCAGGGGAAAACAATTAACGGATTTACGGAGCTAGTTCGTCGTGAGATGCCTTTTATGAACTATGCGCCCATTGTATTTACATCTGCGATAGAAGGCACGGGAATTACTGAATTGCTTGGTTGCGCCGCCATCGCATCCCAAAATCATGCGTTGAGGCTTCCAACTGGCGAGCTCAATCGGTTGATTGGCGATATTGTAGATGCAAGGCCGTATTCCGAAAAAGGAAAGGAATTTAGGGTGTATTATGCTACAATGCCATCGGTGCGGCCGCCGACGATTGTGCTCTTTACAAACGACCCAGACCTACTTCATTTTTCATACCAGCGATATATCGAAAACCAACTTAGGAAGCATTATACATATGAGGGCACACCAATAAGGATTTTTGCAAGGAAGGCTGAACATAGCAGGCCCCATTAG